A window of Saccharomyces paradoxus chromosome XIII, complete sequence genomic DNA:
TTAGGCGTTCCCATGTTGCTCGGGTCACTACCTATGCAAGTATCACAGTGCGTCTCCCTTTCGTACAATTCTAAGTGAGAAAGGTTTTCTAGGCAAATAGGGCATTGGATAACTTCTGTAGAGATTTCAACATTTATTTGCTCCTTCAATTCGGTTACTATTCGATCTTCTATCCGTTCTTCGGTCCTACTTTCTAACCCTTTCACTTCATTATCATGTAAGCTAACCAGATCTTCCTCGTCTGTGTCTATAATTATTTCAACCTTTCCAGCGTTATCAAGGCAAACGCTTTTATGGTCGTTGTCATCAATTATTACTGGTTCTATGTTCTTATTAGACGTTGGAAGATCGAACCTTGAAAGCGAATACGAACTGGAACGGACAGGCAAGTTCGAAGAAGTGGGAATGTTAAACTCTGTCAAGGTTCTTTGCCTTTTGAAGGATGCGTGTGTGCTTCTATGAAAGGTTCTCCCCTCACTCGTGCTACTAGCAATGCGACTTCGTTTCCGCTTTACCTCAGACCTTTTTAACTGCACAATAGATTTTCTTGACATAATTAACTAAGTCAAACCTGTCACTAGCGTGTATGTGCTTTAATGTAAATTTCAATACCGGGATCCCATCATGCTCATGTTGctctattattattattttttcagtccGTTTCCATGACAAAATCTAAAAATCCATTGCACTACTTCATAGAGATAATAAGAGGAAAACCCCAAGGAGTAGGTAAACAAGAATATATGGGACTGCTAAGTATTATCAGGAAACAGAAACTCAAGGACAAAGAAATTCGCTGCTTGATTCTAGGGTTAGACAATTCAGGGAAGTCAACAATAGTAAACAAATTATTGCCCGAAGATGAGCAAAGTAAAAATGGTATAATGCCCACGGTGGGTTTCCAAATACATAGTCTGATAATAAGAGATGTAACGATATCTTTATGGGACATCGGCGGACAACGGACACTAAGACCATTTTGGGATAACTATTTTGATAAGACACAGGTTATGATATGGTGTATAGATGTGAGCCTTTCAATGCGATTTGATGAAACTCTGCAAGAACTTAGGGAATTGGTTAATAGAGACGAGAATCGAATAGGATATGAGTGTGCAGTAATCATTGTGTTGAACAAGATTGATTTGGTGGAGAGCAAATCCGAACTGCATCAAAGGTATATACTGGTAGAGAGCAAGTTGAAGTGTCTATTCAAGCCGGACATCCGAATAACCCTCGTTCGGTGCAGCGGTATTACCGGAGGAGGTATTGATGACCTGCGTGACCATCTGGTGGAATCTTGCTATTTCACCCAATAAACATCGGAGGTGTAAGCACATATAGAAACTTTAAATAATGTCAGTATTTATAGTGTGATAGCGCATTACCCGCCGACTGTCCACGTTCGTGGCTTTTACTCACTCTGGATAATAATAGTACCAAGGGGTTCTGTAAGGCTTGCGGGTTACAAAGTACGGTCCATTGAAGGCCCTACAGGAGAAGGAGTGGTAGTAAGACCAGCACATTATCGCAATCGGTCGTTGCcattgttttattttcttttctcccTGGCGCATTGCATTTTgacatctttttttccccaGAATAGCCAACAACCGACATCTGATTCACACATTACAAGACAAGATCTTGGCATAGCATTACATTATCACAGGGCGACATTATCACGAAAAGGTAGAACCCACGCAGAATGAATATTCAAAGCAATAACCCTCCGAATGTCAGTAATAACATAGTGTCAAAACAGGTTTACTACGCCCATCCTCCGCCCACGATAGACCCGAATGATCCGGTGCAGATATCCTTCCCTACCACCGAGGTAGTCGGGCATGGTTCGTTTGGGGTGGTATTCGCTACTGTAATTCAAGAAACTAGTGAGAAAGTTGCTATTAAGAAAGTTCTACAGGATAAACGGTTCAAGAACAGAGAACtggaaataatgaaaatgctGAGCCACCTAAATATAATAGATCTGAAGTACTTTTTCTATGAAAGGGACTCACAAGACGAGATCTATTTAAATTTGATATTAGAATACATGCCGCAGTCTTTATACCAAAGATTACGCCATTTCGTCCATCAACGTACGCCGATGTCAAGattagaaataaaatactACATGTTTCAATTGTTCAAGTCATTGAATTATCTCCATCATTTTGCTAACGTCTGCCATAGAGATATTAAGCCGCAAAATTTATTAGTAGATCCTGAAACCTGGTCCCTAAAACTGTGCGATTTTGGTAGTGCAAAACAACTGAAACCTACTGAACCTAACGTTTCCTATATTTGTTCGCGGTATTATAGAGCGCCAGAGCTAATCTTTGGCGCAACAAATTATACCAACCAAATCGATATATGGTCTTCTGGGTGCGTAATGGCAGAACTGCTATTAGGCCAGCCAATGTTCCCTGGAGAAAGTGGTATCGATCAACTAGTGGAAATTATTAAGATCTTAGGCACTCCGTCAAAGCAAGAAATTTGCTCTATGAATCCAAACTATATGGAGCATAAATTCCCACAAATTAAACCAATACCATTGTCACGCgttttcaagaaagaagatgacCAAACCGTGGAATTTTTGAGTAACGTTTTAAAATACGACCCGTTGGAAAGGTTTAATGCTCTACAATGTTTATGCAGCCCatattttgatgaattgaaaCTGGATGATGGTAaaataaatcaaataaCCACTGATTTAAAATTGCTAGAGTTCGATGAAAATGTCGAATTGGGCCATCTATCTCCAGATGAACTATCATctgtaaaaagaaagctgCTTCCCAGGTCTAAGTAATGTTAGCACCAGAGGAAGTCCAGGCAAAAGATAAtcgaagaggaaaagaatatatatatatatatatatatatgtatgtatatgtatatatttttttagtactattattactattattattataagtATTGTTTTCCTATTACCATTATATTGTTATGTTAATattattagtattatattatcagTATTATATAAAGGAATACGAAttgtgaagaagaaagaaagaagataaggtaaTGGGGggaaatggaaagaaatttgaaactaTCTTATGCCAACTCACTTCAAACTTTTTACTATTCAAAGCTAATATGAATATTAAAAACCGTACTCCTTTGCCAGAACGGTACTTTTTTAATGACACTTTTATTTATGTCCGGGTAATGAAATCCTTAAATGGGCTGAAAAGGTTTTTAGAGTATAAAGGGGCAAGTGAAGGCCCATCATCGAACTGATGTAGTGGGTGCATTTCTAAACTTGGACGTGTTTCAGGACAAATAAGTTGACTAGTATAAACAGAATCGAGAGTACCGAACCAATCATGGGTAATGTTCCAGGGAAAATAGATCAAGAAGATAGTTTTAATGACACCAGACCGGATTCCTCATATAATACTGCATCATCTAATTCTGTCACCAAACaatatgatgaagaagctTCTTCAAGGTTGAGAACAAGACGCACGACGTCTTTGGTCAATAATATATTAAATGGGAATAATACTCGTACAAGAGCTGGTTCTAATTTATCCAGCAATAGTAGGAGAAAGACGTCACGGGAAAAGGAACTGGCTAAAGAGGCGCATGCCAAACAATTGGTTGTAAGGAGTAAGGAAACCGTAGATGGGGGGTTTTTAGCTCCATTTGGCtgttattcttttgaaaagttggaCTATGATGCTACGGTCGTTAAAAATTTAATAATCAAACGAAAGTTAGCGCCGTTTTACACTCCATTGCAAGATTTCGATGAAAGTTGGACTAGAGATGAGTTGATAAAAATTGTTGACGGATTGCCATTGCACGATACGTTCGATGAATACTTGGAAGAATTCGAAGATGTACCGATAGGCaatttaagaaaaacaaCATTTAATGAACTAATAGACAAATCCTTATCCAAAAAGGAACAGAGAAGAATGCACGCTAAGATTTTTAGAGCAAGATtatataagaaaagaattttgtGGCAGGAAAACGAAAACGAGACGtttttggagaaaaaactagagatgaaaaaaattggaagcAATTCCAACAACGTTGGCGATAATAGGAGTAACcagcaaaagaaaaattatcattTACCGAGTGACGATCTAAAGTATACTCTTTACAAAAATGGGTCTGAATGTCCTATTTGTTTTCTATATTTCCCAGGGCCTTTCAACTATTCCAAATGTTGTCAACAACCTATTTGTACTGAGTGTTTTGTACAAATTAAGAGAGCCGACCCTCATTTCCCTCATGAAGAAGTAGACCCAACCGAACCACAGACCAATGACGATGAAAAGGACCCAAACCTTCTTACTTCTGAGCCAGCAAATTGCCCCTATTGTGCAACTGCTAGCTTCAGCATCACTTATAAACCACCCACGAATCGTGAAACTGGTATAGGGGGTATGCCAGCAGACTCTTATGTATATAGGGATGGTACCATATCAAGACCTGATGGAGGTCAGTCGAGCATTTCCGTCATTACTTCGGATACTATTCGTCCTGATTGGGAAATCAAATTGAATAAAGAAAGGACAAGGTTGATGAGGAGATCTGCGAATGCCACTGCTATACATATAAGCAATAGATTAATCGACCCGAATCATAGTACAAGGAGGAATACAAGTCATAGTATAGCCCCTGTTCAAGATGAAAGTACGTCAGCTTCAAGATCGCCTGAACCGACAATAAACGAACTTGAAGACCAAATGGTGAGAGAAGCTATTAGATTAAGTCTTGAAGATCAGGACAACcgaaaaaaatcaaagaataGAAATGCCGCCTTACGACCATAGTATTACAgtttgtcattttttcacaATATTATAAAACTTTTACTTCAAATGTCTTCAGCTATGCACTGTTTTCGTTGTCTCACCGATGCTTTAACGGAGCGTCGCTAACctatcctttttttggtttcaaaCATATAATTACCTGGAAACATCgttatatatttattgcGAAAAAAGGAGACGTTATCCTGTTCATTGTGCTGTAAGCTCTTATCGCCCAAGAAaggtttatttttttgttcgtTCTTGAGAATTGAAGTCATTCCACCCCAAATATGCGCTTGAATTTTAATAGTGACCAATATAAGATTCCCATCCCGCATCCGCTACTGAAAGATGTCgttctttctttccatGCTTCCTTTTTGAGTGGAGGCATACAACAGTGGATATCAAAGAAGCGTTCGCATAAGTAATCAATTAGTTCCAAATATGCGTACAGTCTTTATAGAAGAGAGGCTGGTAAAAACTGACTTGCGCTCGGCCTCTCAAACCGAAGTAGGACTTGATTACTTTATCTATATGATTGCGGTGTTCGCAGAAAAAGCTTTATCTATTTGGCCTCCACCTTAGTAGATTTTTGAATGGtgaacttttttgaaaacttttcaGCCTTAGGCGATATCATCGATGTTTCATTAGAGAATGTTTTGGTTGGCATTCTTCCAAGCTGAAGAAATCGCAAATTGAGCTAATAGCTAGTGCTGAAGGGAAGAAACATAGAAGTCTGATGGAATAATGACTTTTGGTGCGTTCGACGAAAGCAAGTGCATTATATATAGACGTACgcataaatatatattcaaTCACATACATAAAATCTCCTTTTCTCTCCTTGATTGTTATTACTTTATCACAGCATATCTGTACATGATTAGATGACCACCACAATTGAGCATCGCAATTCAGTGATAACagaatattttgttatGAGTGATGGCTTCCCATTATACAGTGTACATAAAATTATACCAGATATAAAGACattaaaaaagatgaaacaTATTTATCAGATTCATttaatttatttcttcttttcagcTTCAGCTTCAGCCTTCTCTCTAGCTCTCTTTTCTCTGATACCTCTGAATCTCTTTTCGGATCTGGCTAATCTCAAGGTTCTGAAAGCAGATTCACCATTGTCTTGTACAGCTCTAGCTTCAACATCGGTGGCTGGTTGAGCAATTGGGAAAGTGGCAGCAGCAGACAAAACTTGTTCAGCTTCTGGGGCCTTACCGTTTCTTGGGAAAACGATAATCTTGGATTGGTATTCCTTCAATCTTTGGACGTTAGCGTCAAAGATTTCTTGGTTTCTGTTTTGACGTCTGTGGTCAACAGCAATACCAATGGTTCTGGCGTAAGCAGCAGTCAAACCAGCGGCCTTAACTTCAGCCAAGGTGAAACCTCTACCAGCTCTAACCTTTCTGTTGTACTTAACAGTTGGAGCTCTGACAACAGGTCTCAACAAATCCAATGGTCTTGGAGCAATCTTGGCGGCTCTGGCAGCTCTAGCATTACGTCTAGAAACCTTCTTACCAGCTTGGTCAAAGTGAACCTTGACACGTTCTTGCCAGTGCTTTCTGAAGTGgttcttcaaaattggTAAATTCTTGGAGATAGCTATTAAACAATAAATCAGTTAGTAAATTTGTTTCCTTTAgttaaatttttatatCTAGTTATTGATAAACGAATCTTGGATGAGAAATTTTTAATGACATCATTGGTGTATAATTTATATTGAGTTGCCACGCTGattcttttaaatatttcaaagtatCCTCTTAATACAACTGGCCTATTGATAAGCTGGTAGAAAAGGCATTTTTCCCTTCAAAGAATAACCCCTATGATCTTCATTTTGTAACGTTTCAAACAGAACGGATCTGATTATTCCATGTTTCTATTGTAAATTCTTAGCATTAACTAATAACTTTTACACAGCTGATTCAGGCATTCATTTGGTGATTCCGTGTTCGTTTTAATCGTAGCTCTTACTACTTCAGTTTAACATACCCATTGTTACTTGATTCCTGCTTTACTTGTCCGAAATTATTTGAGTAAATGTTACACTTAGTTTCAACTTCAAGTACCTCTAATTACATAGTATGCAAGAAAGTAGCTTCCCAATAGAGAATGGTGGTGGGCACCGGCTCCGAGTAGGTTGGCAATCTGACATAGCTCTGCCGCGGTTGCCCGAGGAAGGCCTCCCAAGAAGTCGAATGAGCTCGTCAGGGAATTCCTCTAGCGAGGCCAGTGGGCGAAGCTGAAGCCTACGGAAGGCTAGTCATTGTACTCGAAGGCGCTCAGTCCGAGAGgacaatatttttctttcaatattcATAAGAGTTATGGGTTTATAATGTACAGATGTTAAGGGTGAAAAACacctttaaaaaatttcacaaaaagaataaacatCGGTACATTTTTCCACCCAAACACTGTATATAATTATtcgaaaaagaatgaagctaaggttttttttaactATTGTAGGCGGCCCCGTAGGGAAGGAAGAAAGTAAAATGACGCTCAATTTCCTTTGACTTCCTTTCAGTCCAGCGGAACGGACGATTGGCAGTGTGCTGGAATTCCAAGAGTTACCGCTTAGAGCGCAAACTATCGTGAACTTGCTGCAACAACTGAGAGGGCAAGGatatacataaaaataGCCTACAAAATTGAACTCTGTTAAAGAAGCCTCATACATAAAGGTAGATAATAAAGTATACAAGAGAAGAATCCCAAGATGTCAGCTGTCCCAAGTGTTCAAGTATGTTTTCAGTTCTGCAGAATGATATTTGATAGTATAAATAATGGAATAAGATCAGGGAAAATATGAATGTGTCAGCCAGTCAAGTTCTGAATAGGCATAAATGAGTACGCACAATATATTTATTCAAAGAGAACCGTCACCACCACAAGCCGAATTGAGATATCTAATCAAGTAATGTTTTGGAGAAAGTACCTTGCCAAGATTTGCTAGATCACTAAGCTTAGTTTCGTAATCAATGCGACCATACACAGAAGGAAACAATCTGTAAATATAAGAAATCAATACAGCCAGAGCCATTGTAAGATGCCATGCGTCGTAgactaaaaaaagatacagTAAATATAAGGCGTATTTCCTTTGTCTTCTCAAGAGGCTATATAACTAAAGACgttgaaattgaaacgACGAATACCGTATTTTACTCCATTTTCCCTCTTCAAATGTCTAAGAATGTTgatatttaaattttttctcattcttcatcttccacAAGAAATGGTTACTAACGTTGAATTGCTTTGTAACTAATTGCATTCCTTCTTCAGACTTTTGGTAAGAAGAAATCAGCTACTGCTGTTGCCCATGTCAAGGCCGGTAAGGGTTTAATTAAGGTTAATGGTTCTCCAATCACTTTGGTTGAACCAGAAATCTTAAGATTCAAGGTCTACGAACCATTGTTGTTGGTTGGTTTGGACAAATTCTCCAATATCGATATCAGAGTTAGAGTCACTGGTGGTGGTCACGTTTCCCAAGTTTACGCCATCAGACAAGCTATCGCTAAAGGTTTAGTTGCTTACCATCAAAAGTATGTCGATGAACAATCCAAGAAcgaattgaagaaggcCTTCACTTCTTACGACAGAACCTTGTTGATTGCTGATTCTAGAAGACCAGAACCAAAGAAATTCGGTGGTAAGGGTGCCCGTTCCAGATTCCAAAAATCTTACCGTTAAGAAATTGTGGGGATTATTTTTCgctcttttcattttcttataATTGTATACCATCAATAAACACAACAACCTTTAATTTACGTAAAAATTATATTATGGTTTCTATATAACTTTCGCAATCTATACGCTTAGGTGAGTGATCGAGCTTGGCCCATTATGCTTGAGACCCATACATCCTAAAAGAAGCTTGACACACGTCAAAATCGACCAAAAACGGGTAAACGTCAACAAACGGAATTTCTTGACGCGAAATTGGGTTGTTTATGATGCTAGTAATATGTGGGATATGATATCGTGTATCtgtttttttaataaaaattaTAAGAAAGAAGGCATTCGAGACTGGCATATAGGGCTAGGCGTGGTATTTCAAGTGTACTAACGCTATCAAAAATTGCCTAGGCTGTCcgtattttcattttatttcatAATAACGAAATTAACAAGTCATATGgcaatggaagaaaataaactgaGCGGGAATAAACCGATTCAACTAGCTTCCTGGTCGAACCAAACGGGGTCTCCAGAAAACAATGGTAGTGATGTACAAAGTGTTATTCAAAAAGCTTTGAACCTGATCCGACAATTAAACAATAATGGGCTGATGAGCCCGATGGAAGAAGACCATTCGCAGCCTTCATCTTCACAGGAGACACTTAGTGTCGATAGAGAGATTAATGAACAAAGCCGTTTGCGTCTTATCCAAACAAAAGGTAATAATTTACAGAAGGAAGTAGACACATATTCTGGCCTGGTGGATCCTGTGTACGCCAGAGAGAATATGCTAACCGTTTTGCAATCATTAGTCTCGCATCTGAATCAAGCTGTCAGCCAAATACAACAGTTAAAATTTAAGAATATGATCCTTACTTCaaacgaaaataatatacaaTCAAGGCATGAAGTGGAAGATAATCTCCAGAGACaacaatttgaaagaatgaaaTGTCAATTTTTATTGGAACGTCAAAGTTTAAAGAACCAGTTACGAAAGcgagaaaataaaattgttAAATATAAGCAGAAGATCATTGAGAAGAATAAGAAATTAAACAATCTTGCGAAGGTTCTTAACCAACATGCTATATCAGATACCTCTCAAATAGATAGTTTTAGTAGCTCCGCAAAGAAAACGCCTTCGTCGACCACAACGCCCCAAGAAACGAAGTCGGACATGCTGAACACTTTAGGAATATTGGCCACACACGTCttaaaagatgaaattgatgatgattcCGGAAATCAAACGATTTTACAACTGGCTGCAGGGAGTATAAGCAACGATTGTAACACTACGGAGTTAGAAATTACGTGCAGTCCCGAAATGGGGAAGACTGTTCCACACAATCGACCAAATACTAAAGTTGAGTTAGTTCAGAGTCCACATGGGAATAGGACCCTCCAATTGCCCAAGATGAAAAGTTTTAGTACTATAGATGGAAGCATTAAAGATATTAAGTGACTAAAGAACAGAAGAGCGTTTATTCTTAAAGGCAGAGATGTAAAAGGTCAATACCCGCCATTTTTTAGTTCATACTAGTCGATATTATTAACATTATATTacatatttttatttctcttaAAAATTAATCAGTTGATGATGGTTTATCTAAATATTGTTTTCTCCGGCTGGCATCCGTTATATTATCTCATCTCATTCATCTTCTCTATTTTTAGAACATATTTCCAGTCTTAGGCAACAAATGATAAATTATGATTATGTACATAAAAACAATATTAATCgcattagaaaaaaaaggacGAAGCCTGTGCTAAAgtatcaataaaaaaaagaaataatatgAAAGACAAAACAAACtaactggaaaaaaaaatgtaataaaataaaaataaaataaaacaaactgatcatcattcaaaaaatgttatttttttttcatttatttctaCTAGATAGATGAATCTCTACCcaagaaataaactttAGCCCAATCCATAGCGACAAGGACTCTATTTCTAAAGGACAAACACATTGCTAGATAAGCAGATTTCCAGAATAGGAAAGTGAATGAGCCAGCTAACCTATATTTGGCTTCACCAACGGCAAGATCAGCGATGGCTTTATCTGAACCAATGTAAGCTAGGGCACCCTTATGGTtatatttgaaatcttCAACTTGTGACTGAATTTTGACAATCTGGTTCTTTAATCTGGCGGCTTCCGAGTCATCTTTAGAATGAGTCATTTTCCAATCCAATTGATCGATTTTATAAgctttcttgaaatattgaGCCAAGTATTCACCTTCTTGGTGGGCCACTTGTGCGGTAGGGAACAAACCAGGGTGGAAAGTACAATCACCAATGGCGAAAATAGAGCCTTTAGCACCCAGCAATTGAAGTTTGTTATCTATCAACAAACCACGTCTTGAATCCTGTTCCTCTAATTTAGACATTAAGTTTTTGGAGACTTCCCTTGGCGCATTACCTGTGGCCCAAACTAACACACCATACGGTATACTTTCAATATCGCCATCACCAGTTTTGGCGGTTATAGTGGTAGCGTCAACTTTCTTAACCATTGTTTTCAATCTTAAATCaatcttttcctctttgaATAAATCTTGAGCATAGTCAACGAGATACTTGTCAAACATGTTCAAAATGTTTGGCAAAGCCTCCACCAAAGTGactttaatttctttactCAATTCGGGCATCCATTTTCTCAAGTCCTGGTCAACGTAATCTCTTAATTCAGCGGCAAATTCAACACCAGTGGGCCCACCACCAACGACAACAAAACTCAACAATCTCGCCCTTTCAGGATCTTTTGGAGACAGAGAGGcagctttttcaatactGGACATGATTTTTAATCTGATTTCTTGAGCGTCGGAAATTtccttcaagaaagaagaatattcGTAAACACCTGGGGTACCGAAAGTGTTTGGCTGAGCACCCACACCGACAACTAGGTAGTCGTATTTCAAATCCAAGTCGTAATCATTATTCTTGGCAGATGATTTGACCTTgattgttttgttttcagGATCAACGTCATATGCTTCAGCTTCGTAATAATGGACTTCACCATGCGATCTTCTAGCAATAGTTCTGACAGGTTCGACAATGGATTTCAATTCAATGGTACCCACTGGGGTAGATGGCAATAACGGAgtgaagagaaaataattCCTTGGagaaacaacaacaacattATACAACGTAGtatccaaatttttcaaaagcgACACAGACCCCCAACCAGAGCCCAGAATTACCAACGTCTTTCTCTTCGATCCGTTGGGAAAAGTATCCGATTGAGGAACTTGTGTAGAAGGATTAGCTTCCCTGTAAAGTGAGTAGGAAACATAAGCCGTACCCGCCAGAGCAGAATACAATAAAGCCTTCAAAGTAAACTTCCCAGTTCTCTTGAAAAAGGACTGCTTCGCAACAACACTGGTAGTGGGCGCCACTTTTTGCAAAATCACTTTCTTGTCCTGTAGCAAATTTCTTGCTGCATGGAACGATCTATTTTTGGCACAGTTCGCAAGGCCTGGCTTGCTCTGTAGACTAAACCTGGGGGAATTAGCCCACAATGTTTTCATTAATGATTGTCTaatcattattattggttaattttttttatttgttctAATAACTCAATATTATGATGCTATGTGAAGAATATTAGtgtgaaaattttttttcctttttctctctttaATTGGTTTACcagaatatataataaaagaCAGTAGCTGCGTATAAATTTGGTCTAAATACTAAACAtgcaaaagaaataatgaagataaaaacAATCGGCACACTTATAGTTCTAGCCCAATAACACAAAAGCggaaaaaaccaaaaattaGAACAGGCCAATGAGCGTTGTCTTATATAACACAActtcttttatatatacaccCAAGAAGGGAGAGTGAAAATAGGAACAGCACATGCTTCGAGACAACGGAAAAGAACATAAGGAGCGATCCATGTATGCCAAAACTCTTCTCATTGCCGAGCCATGTATCGCCATCCCGATGGTGATAGTTGTGAATGCAAATACCGCTGAGACCAGAGCAATGCCATAGTAAGGACCAGGGCATCTCGAGCATCGTGGAGAAGATCCCTgtcgttttcctttttcagcTCAAAAACAAATGCGATCGACGGGATCGCGGCAACTTTTTATCGGCCGGAATGGTTGAGCTAGGGCGTCGCCGTGAGAGGCGGGGTAGAGTTAAAAttgtagtttttttttccgtaGTGCCGTGCTGCCATCACCGAGTCTCGGCATTGCGTATAATGAGGGTGAGTGCGAGGGTTATTTAGCAAGTTAGTTAAACCCGCCTATGCCCGGGAACTGCATACAGGGAAGATCTCCCAGAAGATTATCTCGAAGGGGAGGGGTATGTTTTTTCCCCTGGTGGTTGAAGTGACTTGCTATTAAAGTAATAAAAAGTCTAAAATTTATATGGGCCGGTCTGCCGTATCAAGGTATGTGAACTATCACAAAAGACGAAACGATA
This region includes:
- the SIP5 gene encoding Sip5p (similar to YMR140W), giving the protein MGNVPGKIDQEDSFNDTRPDSSYNTASSNSVTKQYDEEASSRLRTRRTTSLVNNILNGNNTRTRAGSNLSSNSRRKTSREKELAKEAHAKQLVVRSKETVDGGFLAPFGCYSFEKLDYDATVVKNLIIKRKLAPFYTPLQDFDESWTRDELIKIVDGLPLHDTFDEYLEEFEDVPIGNLRKTTFNELIDKSLSKKEQRRMHAKIFRARLYKKRILWQENENETFLEKKLEMKKIGSNSNNVGDNRSNQQKKNYHLPSDDLKYTLYKNGSECPICFLYFPGPFNYSKCCQQPICTECFVQIKRADPHFPHEEVDPTEPQTNDDEKDPNLLTSEPANCPYCATASFSITYKPPTNRETGIGGMPADSYVYRDGTISRPDGGQSSISVITSDTIRPDWEIKLNKERTRLMRRSANATAIHISNRLIDPNHSTRRNTSHSIAPVQDESTSASRSPEPTINELEDQMVREAIRLSLEDQDNRKKSKNRNAALRP
- the RIM11 gene encoding serine/threonine protein kinase RIM11 (Protein kinase~similar to YMR139W); translation: MNIQSNNPPNVSNNIVSKQVYYAHPPPTIDPNDPVQISFPTTEVVGHGSFGVVFATVIQETSEKVAIKKVLQDKRFKNRELEIMKMLSHLNIIDLKYFFYERDSQDEIYLNLILEYMPQSLYQRLRHFVHQRTPMSRLEIKYYMFQLFKSLNYLHHFANVCHRDIKPQNLLVDPETWSLKLCDFGSAKQLKPTEPNVSYICSRYYRAPELIFGATNYTNQIDIWSSGCVMAELLLGQPMFPGESGIDQLVEIIKILGTPSKQEICSMNPNYMEHKFPQIKPIPLSRVFKKEDDQTVEFLSNVLKYDPLERFNALQCLCSPYFDELKLDDGKINQITTDLKLLEFDENVELGHLSPDELSSVKRKLLPRSK
- the RPS16A gene encoding 40S ribosomal protein uS9 (Protein component of the small (40S) ribosomal subunit~similar to YMR143W), encoding MSAVPSVQTFGKKKSATAVAHVKAGKGLIKVNGSPITLVEPEILRFKVYEPLLLVGLDKFSNIDIRVRVTGGGHVSQVYAIRQAIAKGLVAYHQKYVDEQSKNELKKAFTSYDRTLLIADSRRPEPKKFGGKGARSRFQKSYR
- the RPL13B gene encoding 60S ribosomal protein eL13 (Ribosomal 60S subunit protein L13B~similar to YMR142C), giving the protein MAISKNLPILKNHFRKHWQERVKVHFDQAGKKVSRRNARAARAAKIAPRPLDLLRPVVRAPTVKYNRKVRAGRGFTLAEVKAAGLTAAYARTIGIAVDHRRQNRNQEIFDANVQRLKEYQSKIIVFPRNGKAPEAEQVLSAAATFPIAQPATDVEARAVQDNGESAFRTLRLARSEKRFRGIREKRAREKAEAEAEKKK
- the FDO1 gene encoding Fdo1p (similar to YMR144W), with product MEENKLSGNKPIQLASWSNQTGSPENNGSDVQSVIQKALNLIRQLNNNGLMSPMEEDHSQPSSSQETLSVDREINEQSRLRLIQTKGNNLQKEVDTYSGLVDPVYARENMLTVLQSLVSHLNQAVSQIQQLKFKNMILTSNENNIQSRHEVEDNLQRQQFERMKCQFLLERQSLKNQLRKRENKIVKYKQKIIEKNKKLNNLAKVLNQHAISDTSQIDSFSSSAKKTPSSTTTPQETKSDMLNTLGILATHVLKDEIDDDSGNQTILQLAAGSISNDCNTTELEITCSPEMGKTVPHNRPNTKVELVQSPHGNRTLQLPKMKSFSTIDGSIKDIK
- the CIN4 gene encoding Arf family GTPase CIN4 (GTP-binding protein involved in beta-tubulin (Tub2p) folding~similar to YMR138W), translated to MGLLSIIRKQKLKDKEIRCLILGLDNSGKSTIVNKLLPEDEQSKNGIMPTVGFQIHSLIIRDVTISLWDIGGQRTLRPFWDNYFDKTQVMIWCIDVSLSMRFDETLQELRELVNRDENRIGYECAVIIVLNKIDLVESKSELHQRYILVESKLKCLFKPDIRITLVRCSGITGGGIDDLRDHLVESCYFTQ